From Streptomyces sp. TLI_053, a single genomic window includes:
- a CDS encoding alpha/beta hydrolase — protein sequence MTGARGPTANGAGGPGDPNGPDGPGGREGPDGGAGPPAPRSAPAPAAFVRIDGIPLHVRVEGLGPVCVLTGGLGSSWFDWDLVVPFLTPYRTVVRFDRPGYGLSAPEPAGRPVPTAAGEAHRIRAVLDALGLTGRCTVAGHSLAGFHAEAFARLHPARTAGLVLLDGSVEPDPRPRPAPGLRDLAARATAAAATAVAVPYLLGPTVRRTVARATTVRREDLAPAPLVRRCYRTGRSLRALLRENTHYLDMAAELAALRRTAPLPAGLPVTVLAADDGLSGARTEEWLTAQRGLAELLGAEYRRTAPAGHLLMFDRPDAVASAVLDTSRGPG from the coding sequence ATGACCGGCGCTCGCGGCCCGACCGCGAACGGAGCCGGCGGCCCCGGGGACCCGAACGGCCCGGACGGCCCGGGCGGTCGTGAGGGTCCCGACGGCGGTGCGGGCCCGCCGGCCCCCCGGTCCGCTCCGGCGCCGGCCGCCTTCGTCCGGATCGACGGCATCCCGCTGCACGTCCGGGTCGAGGGCCTGGGGCCGGTGTGCGTGCTCACCGGCGGGCTCGGCAGCAGCTGGTTCGACTGGGACCTCGTGGTCCCCTTCCTCACCCCGTACCGCACCGTCGTCCGCTTCGACCGGCCCGGCTACGGTCTGAGCGCCCCGGAACCGGCCGGTCGGCCCGTCCCGACCGCCGCCGGGGAGGCGCACCGGATCCGGGCCGTCCTCGACGCGCTGGGCCTGACCGGGCGCTGCACGGTGGCCGGGCACTCACTGGCCGGCTTCCACGCCGAGGCGTTCGCCCGGCTGCACCCCGCGCGGACGGCCGGACTGGTCCTGCTGGACGGCAGTGTCGAACCCGATCCCCGGCCGCGCCCGGCCCCCGGTCTGCGGGACCTCGCGGCGCGCGCCACCGCGGCGGCCGCCACCGCCGTCGCCGTGCCCTACCTGCTCGGGCCCACCGTGCGCCGCACGGTCGCCCGGGCCACCACGGTGCGGCGCGAGGACCTCGCCCCGGCGCCGCTGGTCCGGCGCTGCTACCGCACCGGACGGTCGCTGCGGGCGCTGCTCCGGGAGAACACCCACTACCTGGACATGGCCGCCGAACTGGCCGCGCTGCGCCGTACCGCGCCACTGCCGGCCGGCCTGCCGGTGACCGTGCTCGCCGCCGACGACGGACTGAGCGGCGCCCGGACCGAGGAGTGGCTGACTGCCCAGCGGGGGCTCGCCGAACTCCTGGGCGCGGAGTACCGGCGCACCGCCCCGGCCGGGCACCTGCTGATGTTCGACCGGCCGGACGCGGTGGCCTCGGCGGTCCTGGACACCTCGCGCGGGCCGGGCTGA
- a CDS encoding ABC transporter family substrate-binding protein, protein MPGRRLGRAAVLALAVALAATACSSGGGGSADTAVKSAAPGQGSIDINAKTVDQIRDGGEVRFPLYQWITQWNPFQVDGRYGDAVEIMRTVEPDLFSTDETGTFKANADYLVEAKVTSTSPQVVTYKLNPKAKWSDGKPLSYLDFKADWEASNGKKDGYNIADSAGYELISGVEQGADPAEVKVTFSETYADWQNLFRPLIPAAGIATADDFNKGWVEKVPITAGALKIGSADKTAQTLTLVPDPNWWGAKPKAERIVFRVMSQSATTQAFLNNEIDYATAGTATAYGQLKDAKDAVIRSASPWDEVHISFGGGGALADQKVRQALGKALDRNALIKIANNGVPVEFKPLGNHIFMPNQAGYQDNSGEWAKFDVPAAKKLLDEAGWKEAGSGQPRTKDGQSLTLHWVLNESTPQAQVDLATAAQAMWLQAGVKVEVDKVAANDFFTKYVNPGKWDIASWRNTDSFPLSSSLTNFRLPQGDNVFGNYSKLGTEEIDGLLKKAAGTIDPVEAAKLYNQADAKIWELGHTFELYQRPTVVAARKGLANYGAFGLASTDYTKVGWEK, encoded by the coding sequence ATGCCTGGACGCCGACTCGGCCGCGCCGCCGTCCTCGCTCTCGCCGTCGCCCTCGCGGCCACCGCGTGCAGCTCCGGCGGAGGCGGCTCGGCGGACACGGCGGTGAAGAGCGCGGCGCCGGGGCAGGGGTCCATCGACATCAACGCCAAGACGGTGGACCAGATCCGCGACGGCGGCGAGGTCCGCTTCCCGCTCTACCAGTGGATCACCCAGTGGAACCCGTTCCAGGTGGACGGGCGGTACGGCGACGCGGTCGAGATCATGCGCACCGTCGAGCCGGACCTCTTCAGCACCGACGAGACCGGCACCTTCAAGGCGAACGCCGACTACCTGGTGGAGGCCAAGGTCACCTCGACCTCGCCGCAGGTGGTCACCTACAAGCTGAACCCGAAGGCCAAGTGGTCGGACGGCAAGCCGCTGAGCTACCTCGACTTCAAGGCCGACTGGGAGGCCAGCAACGGCAAGAAGGACGGCTACAACATCGCCGACTCGGCCGGCTACGAGCTGATCTCCGGCGTCGAGCAGGGCGCCGACCCGGCCGAGGTCAAGGTGACCTTCTCGGAGACGTACGCGGACTGGCAGAACCTCTTCCGCCCGCTGATCCCGGCCGCCGGGATCGCCACCGCCGACGACTTCAACAAGGGCTGGGTGGAGAAGGTCCCGATCACCGCCGGCGCGCTGAAGATCGGCTCGGCCGACAAGACCGCGCAGACCCTCACTCTCGTCCCGGACCCGAACTGGTGGGGCGCCAAGCCCAAGGCCGAGCGGATCGTCTTCCGGGTGATGTCGCAGTCCGCGACCACCCAGGCCTTCCTCAACAACGAGATCGACTACGCCACGGCCGGCACCGCCACCGCGTACGGGCAGCTCAAGGACGCCAAGGACGCGGTGATCCGCTCGGCCAGCCCCTGGGACGAGGTGCACATCTCCTTCGGCGGCGGCGGCGCGCTGGCGGATCAGAAGGTGCGTCAGGCGCTCGGCAAGGCGCTGGACCGCAACGCGCTCATCAAGATCGCCAACAACGGTGTGCCGGTGGAGTTCAAGCCGCTCGGCAACCACATCTTCATGCCCAATCAGGCGGGCTACCAGGACAACTCCGGCGAGTGGGCGAAGTTCGACGTCCCGGCGGCGAAGAAGCTGCTGGACGAGGCGGGCTGGAAGGAGGCCGGCAGCGGGCAGCCGCGCACCAAGGACGGCCAGTCGCTGACCCTGCACTGGGTGCTCAACGAGTCCACCCCGCAGGCCCAGGTCGACCTCGCCACCGCCGCCCAGGCGATGTGGCTGCAGGCCGGGGTCAAGGTGGAGGTCGACAAGGTCGCGGCCAACGACTTCTTCACCAAGTACGTCAACCCCGGCAAGTGGGACATCGCCAGCTGGCGCAACACCGACTCGTTCCCGCTCTCCAGCAGCCTGACCAACTTCCGGCTGCCGCAGGGCGACAACGTGTTCGGCAACTACTCCAAGCTCGGCACCGAGGAGATCGACGGGCTGCTGAAGAAGGCGGCCGGCACGATCGACCCGGTGGAGGCCGCGAAGCTCTACAACCAGGCCGACGCCAAGATCTGGGAGCTCGGCCACACCTTCGAGCTGTACCAGCGGCCGACCGTGGTGGCGGCCCGCAAGGGGCTCGCCAACTACGGCGCCTTCGGTCTGGCGAGCACGGACTACACCAAGGTCGGCTGGGAGAAGTAG
- a CDS encoding GPP34 family phosphoprotein: MTPLGPPDPPAASGRRPLVLAEELVLLCTDPDSGTLRVSRAGFQRAVAAAVLAELLLTGGLAVDDRRITAFRPVGAGDEVTAGVLARLERTGKGRRPGLDRAIRQVPRVPAVQSFRERLVASGHLTLEHRRILLLLPYRAWPPVRPTVGAEIAERITAALRAPSGPGAGSPGTVRDQYLAGLLWAAQLDRRLFPGREHSELRKSFRTVAREQPIAQALRRVVGSDNAGGG, encoded by the coding sequence GTGACTCCGCTCGGTCCGCCCGACCCGCCCGCCGCTTCCGGCCGGCGCCCGCTCGTACTCGCGGAGGAACTGGTCCTGCTCTGCACCGACCCGGACAGCGGCACCCTGCGGGTCTCCCGGGCCGGCTTCCAGCGGGCGGTCGCGGCCGCCGTGCTGGCCGAGCTGCTGCTGACCGGCGGCCTCGCGGTCGACGACCGCCGGATCACCGCGTTCCGCCCGGTCGGAGCGGGCGACGAGGTCACCGCCGGGGTGCTCGCCCGGCTGGAGCGGACCGGCAAGGGGCGTCGGCCCGGGCTGGACCGGGCCATCCGCCAGGTGCCCCGGGTGCCCGCGGTGCAGTCCTTCCGGGAGCGGCTGGTCGCGAGCGGGCACCTGACCCTCGAACACCGCCGGATCCTCCTGCTGCTGCCGTACCGCGCCTGGCCGCCGGTGCGCCCCACCGTCGGCGCCGAGATCGCCGAACGGATCACCGCCGCCCTGCGGGCTCCTTCCGGTCCGGGGGCCGGCTCCCCGGGAACCGTGCGGGACCAGTACCTGGCCGGACTGCTCTGGGCCGCGCAGCTGGACCGCCGGCTCTTCCCCGGCCGCGAGCACTCCGAGCTGCGGAAGTCCTTCCGGACGGTCGCCCGGGAGCAGCCGATCGCCCAGGCCCTGCGCCGGGTGGTCGGGTCGGACAACGCCGGCGGCGGCTGA
- a CDS encoding ABC transporter permease → MLRYLTKRFAYYAVLLVAAVFLAYALAGAALQPRVYFEAKVPRPAAASVERQLTDLNLNDRTPVVERFGHWAGDLLLHGDLGRTIHDTPVMDDFRRRVWVSLRLLLIGSLLGMVLGVAAGAWSAVRQYRISDRLLTVFSFVLLSTPVFLVALFLKNGAIAAKDAVGHEVVPFTGYETPGLGGGLGAHLADWALHLLLPTLSLALGGLATYSRYQRGTMLDVLGSDYLRTAEAKGLTRGRALIKHGLRTAVIPMSTMFAYSFLGIFTGAAFTETIFGWHGMGEWFIQSVNEQDVNAVVAVNLFAAVVVLASGFLADTLHAALDPRVRS, encoded by the coding sequence ATGCTCCGTTACCTGACCAAGCGGTTCGCCTACTACGCCGTCCTGCTGGTCGCCGCCGTCTTCCTGGCGTACGCGCTGGCCGGCGCCGCGCTGCAGCCGCGCGTCTACTTCGAGGCGAAGGTGCCGCGCCCGGCCGCCGCCTCGGTCGAGCGCCAGCTCACCGACCTCAACCTCAACGACCGCACCCCGGTCGTCGAACGGTTCGGGCACTGGGCGGGCGACCTGCTGCTGCACGGCGACCTCGGCCGCACCATCCACGACACCCCGGTGATGGACGACTTCCGCCGCCGGGTCTGGGTCTCGCTGCGGCTGCTGCTGATCGGCAGCCTGCTCGGCATGGTGCTCGGCGTCGCCGCCGGGGCGTGGAGCGCCGTGCGCCAGTACCGGATCTCCGACCGGCTGCTCACCGTGTTCTCCTTCGTCCTGCTCTCCACCCCGGTGTTCCTGGTCGCCCTCTTCCTCAAGAACGGCGCCATCGCCGCCAAGGACGCCGTCGGCCACGAGGTCGTCCCCTTCACCGGGTACGAGACCCCCGGCCTCGGCGGCGGACTCGGCGCCCACCTCGCCGACTGGGCGCTGCACCTGCTGCTGCCGACCCTCTCGCTGGCGCTCGGCGGCCTCGCCACCTACAGCCGCTACCAGCGCGGCACCATGCTCGACGTGCTCGGCTCCGACTACCTGCGCACCGCCGAGGCCAAGGGCCTCACCCGGGGCCGCGCCCTGATCAAGCACGGACTGCGGACGGCGGTGATCCCGATGTCGACGATGTTCGCGTACAGCTTCCTCGGCATCTTCACCGGCGCGGCGTTCACCGAGACCATCTTCGGCTGGCACGGCATGGGCGAATGGTTCATCCAGTCCGTCAACGAGCAGGACGTCAACGCGGTCGTCGCGGTCAACCTGTTCGCCGCGGTCGTGGTGCTCGCCTCCGGCTTCCTCGCCGACACCCTGCACGCCGCCCTCGACCCGCGCGTGCGGTCCTGA
- the snpA gene encoding snapalysin, producing MNRVPRTLSLALGIALALGTAALPAAATAAPVTAPGPAAAHGYTPGAAAKSSGKADDRAFYEAVMKSARAKQAATPYLRTVTVTYDASSAPSFASEIARSAQIWNGSVTNVRLQQGSGADFAYYEGDDPDNGSYASTDGHGRGYIFLDYAQNEEYSSVRVVAHETGHVLGLPDHYSGPCSELMSGGGPGPSCTNAYPNSAERSRVNSLWRNGLAG from the coding sequence ATGAACCGCGTGCCGCGAACGCTCTCCCTCGCGCTCGGAATCGCCCTCGCCCTCGGAACGGCCGCCCTGCCCGCCGCCGCCACCGCCGCCCCGGTGACCGCTCCCGGTCCGGCCGCCGCCCACGGGTACACCCCGGGCGCCGCCGCGAAGAGCAGCGGCAAGGCGGACGACCGGGCGTTCTACGAGGCCGTCATGAAGTCCGCGCGGGCCAAGCAGGCCGCCACCCCGTACCTGCGGACCGTCACGGTGACGTACGACGCGAGCAGCGCGCCCTCCTTCGCGTCGGAGATAGCCCGCAGCGCGCAGATCTGGAACGGCTCGGTCACCAACGTCCGGCTCCAGCAGGGCTCCGGCGCCGACTTCGCCTACTACGAGGGCGACGACCCGGACAACGGCTCGTACGCGAGCACCGACGGCCACGGCCGGGGCTACATCTTCCTCGACTACGCCCAGAACGAGGAGTACTCCTCGGTGCGGGTGGTCGCGCACGAGACCGGCCACGTGCTGGGCCTGCCGGACCACTACTCGGGCCCGTGCAGCGAGCTGATGTCCGGTGGCGGCCCCGGCCCGTCCTGCACCAACGCGTACCCGAACAGCGCCGAGCGCAGCCGGGTCAACTCCCTCTGGCGCAACGGCCTGGCGGGCTGA
- a CDS encoding ABC transporter permease, producing the protein MVLARLLAARWAVAGAVVVLLLFLLAFGGELVTPWDYATPDYGALRQPPSGTHWFGTNGVGQDVFAQTVRGLQKSLVIGLLVALFSTVLASLVGACAGYFGGWTDRLLMFLVDLMLVFPAFLVITIVSPRLKGAGWLAFVLLLALFNWMITARVVRSMTISLREREFVRAAQFMGVRPLRIILRHILPNVASFLIIDATIAVGGAVMSETALSYFGFGVKAPDVSLGTLLAAGTSEAPVFPWLFYFAAGLLVLFVLAVNLIGDGLRDALDPTSDAARRPRRSRTGARARARSEKKRTSA; encoded by the coding sequence ATCGTGCTCGCCCGGCTGCTCGCCGCCCGCTGGGCGGTGGCCGGTGCGGTCGTCGTCCTGCTGCTCTTCCTGCTCGCCTTCGGCGGCGAGTTGGTCACCCCCTGGGACTACGCCACCCCCGACTACGGCGCGCTGCGCCAACCGCCCTCGGGCACCCACTGGTTCGGCACCAACGGGGTCGGCCAGGACGTCTTCGCGCAGACGGTCCGCGGACTGCAGAAGTCGCTGGTCATCGGCCTGCTGGTGGCGCTCTTCTCGACCGTGCTGGCCTCCCTGGTCGGCGCCTGCGCCGGCTACTTCGGCGGCTGGACCGACCGGCTGCTGATGTTCCTGGTCGACCTCATGCTGGTCTTTCCCGCGTTCCTGGTCATCACGATCGTCTCACCCCGGCTGAAGGGCGCCGGCTGGCTCGCCTTCGTGCTGCTGCTCGCCCTGTTCAACTGGATGATCACCGCCCGGGTGGTCCGCTCGATGACCATCTCGCTGCGGGAGCGGGAGTTCGTACGCGCCGCGCAGTTCATGGGCGTCCGTCCGCTGCGGATCATCCTCCGGCACATCCTGCCGAACGTCGCCTCCTTCCTCATCATCGATGCCACGATCGCGGTCGGCGGCGCCGTGATGAGCGAGACCGCGCTGTCCTACTTCGGCTTCGGCGTCAAGGCACCGGACGTCTCGCTCGGGACCCTGCTCGCCGCCGGTACCAGCGAGGCCCCGGTCTTCCCCTGGCTGTTCTACTTCGCGGCCGGGCTGCTGGTGCTCTTCGTCCTGGCCGTCAACCTGATCGGCGACGGCCTGCGGGACGCGCTCGACCCCACCTCCGACGCCGCCCGGCGGCCCCGCCGCTCCCGGACCGGCGCCCGTGCCCGCGCCCGCAGCGAGAAGAAGAGGACCAGCGCGTGA
- a CDS encoding pentapeptide repeat-containing protein, with protein MPPSKPQHVPDRLEDLPYADHLVPHRGPLRGDDRYDTVHFDGGEYTDQSAAGATFLECALTGVALSGVKLRQARFNEVWSQASRWVACDLVDSEWQDSAVTGGVLAGIAAHGAALRRVVLRGCKLEAVNLRAAVLRDVVFEDCLLRDVDFGDAKLTGVSFPGSTLEEVRLRGATLSGVDLRGAVSLDLPDGHLGLRGALIGSTQLLELAPQFAQALGITVKDD; from the coding sequence ATGCCGCCGTCCAAGCCCCAGCACGTCCCCGACCGCCTGGAGGACCTGCCGTACGCGGACCACCTGGTCCCGCACCGCGGGCCGCTGCGCGGCGACGACCGCTACGACACCGTCCACTTCGACGGCGGCGAGTACACCGACCAGTCGGCCGCCGGCGCGACCTTCCTGGAGTGCGCCCTGACCGGCGTCGCCCTGAGCGGCGTCAAGCTCCGCCAGGCCCGGTTCAACGAGGTCTGGTCGCAGGCGAGCCGCTGGGTGGCGTGCGACCTCGTCGACAGCGAGTGGCAGGACAGCGCCGTCACCGGCGGCGTCCTGGCCGGCATCGCCGCCCACGGCGCCGCGCTGCGCCGGGTGGTGCTGCGCGGCTGCAAGCTGGAGGCGGTCAACCTGCGCGCCGCCGTCCTGCGCGACGTCGTGTTCGAGGACTGCCTGCTGCGCGACGTCGACTTCGGCGACGCCAAGCTCACCGGGGTGTCCTTCCCCGGCTCCACCCTGGAGGAGGTCCGGCTGCGCGGCGCCACCCTGAGCGGCGTCGACCTGCGCGGGGCGGTCTCGCTCGACCTTCCCGACGGCCATCTGGGCCTGCGCGGCGCTCTGATCGGCTCCACCCAGCTCCTCGAACTGGCACCGCAGTTCGCCCAGGCCCTGGGCATCACGGTCAAGGACGACTGA
- the snpA gene encoding snapalysin: MNRVTRTFSAAVGLALAAGLAVLPTTTAAAAPTQGYTASGSAYAGSPTEDANNKAFFEAVMASARAKQAANPFLLAVTVTYDASSAPTFRNQIAQSAQIWNSSVTNVQLRSGSAADFRYYEGNDSRGSYASTDGHGRGYVFLDYAQNRQYSSLRVVAHETGHVLGLPDHYSGPCSELMSGGGPGTSCTNPNPNSAERSRVNTLWRNGLAG, translated from the coding sequence ATGAACCGTGTCACGCGCACGTTTTCCGCCGCCGTCGGACTGGCGCTCGCCGCCGGTCTGGCCGTCCTGCCGACCACCACCGCCGCCGCCGCGCCGACCCAGGGCTACACCGCCTCCGGTTCCGCCTACGCCGGCTCGCCCACCGAGGACGCCAACAACAAGGCGTTCTTCGAGGCCGTCATGGCGTCCGCCCGGGCCAAGCAGGCCGCCAACCCGTTCCTGCTCGCCGTCACCGTGACCTACGACGCCAGCAGCGCGCCCACCTTCCGCAACCAGATAGCCCAGAGCGCGCAGATCTGGAACAGCTCGGTCACCAACGTCCAGCTGCGTTCCGGCTCGGCCGCCGACTTCCGCTACTACGAGGGCAACGACTCGCGCGGCTCCTACGCGAGCACCGACGGCCACGGCCGCGGCTACGTCTTCCTCGACTACGCGCAGAACCGCCAGTACAGCTCGCTGCGCGTCGTCGCGCACGAGACCGGCCACGTGCTCGGCCTGCCGGACCACTACTCGGGCCCGTGCAGCGAGCTGATGTCCGGCGGCGGCCCCGGCACCTCCTGCACCAACCCGAACCCGAACAGCGCCGAGCGCAGCCGGGTCAACACCCTGTGGCGGAACGGCCTGGCCGGCTGA
- a CDS encoding low temperature requirement protein A, whose translation MVPRSRDEPHRVATPLELFFDLCFVVAVGQAGRELAHDLAEGHWGDGLSGYFFAFFAIWWAWMNFTWFASAYDCDDVPYRVTTLVQIAGVLILAAGVPRLFADQDIVLSVVGYVVMRLAMVTQWLRAAASEEGPARGVALRYAAGITLCQIGWAVVLVLPDDVRAVVIPIGILAELSVPVVAELRMQTTWHPHHIAERYGLFTLIVLGETVAAATVAVQSAVDEHEGLGRLLPVAGGGLLICFSAWWIYFARPVHDHLRSNRQAFLWGYGHYLVFGAAAAIGSGLEVAVESAVHKAHVSETAATATVTVPTALYLLTVWALHSRHSKTGAAQMLLLPAASVAVLACTAAGGSGVLVAGLVTALTVATGVVLHARER comes from the coding sequence ATGGTCCCGCGCAGCCGGGACGAGCCGCACCGGGTCGCCACCCCGCTGGAGCTCTTCTTCGACCTCTGCTTCGTGGTCGCCGTCGGCCAGGCCGGCCGGGAGCTGGCCCACGACCTCGCCGAGGGCCACTGGGGCGACGGACTGAGCGGGTACTTCTTCGCGTTCTTCGCCATCTGGTGGGCCTGGATGAACTTCACCTGGTTCGCCTCCGCCTACGACTGCGACGACGTGCCGTACCGGGTCACCACCCTGGTCCAGATCGCCGGCGTGCTGATCCTCGCCGCCGGGGTGCCGCGGCTCTTCGCGGACCAGGACATCGTGCTGTCCGTGGTCGGCTACGTGGTGATGCGGCTGGCCATGGTCACCCAGTGGCTGCGCGCGGCCGCCTCCGAGGAGGGGCCGGCCCGGGGGGTGGCGCTGCGCTACGCCGCCGGGATCACCCTCTGCCAGATCGGCTGGGCCGTGGTGCTGGTGCTGCCGGACGACGTCCGGGCGGTGGTGATCCCGATCGGGATCCTGGCCGAGCTGTCCGTGCCGGTGGTCGCCGAGCTGCGGATGCAGACCACCTGGCACCCGCACCACATCGCCGAGCGGTACGGCCTGTTCACCCTGATCGTGCTCGGTGAGACGGTGGCGGCGGCGACCGTGGCGGTGCAGTCCGCGGTGGACGAGCACGAGGGGCTGGGGCGACTGCTGCCGGTCGCGGGCGGCGGTCTGCTGATCTGCTTCTCGGCCTGGTGGATCTACTTCGCCCGGCCGGTCCACGACCACCTCCGCTCCAACCGGCAGGCCTTCCTGTGGGGGTACGGCCACTACCTGGTCTTCGGGGCGGCGGCGGCGATCGGCTCCGGGCTGGAGGTGGCGGTCGAATCGGCCGTGCACAAGGCGCACGTGTCCGAGACGGCGGCCACCGCGACGGTGACCGTGCCGACCGCGCTCTACCTCCTCACCGTGTGGGCGCTGCACTCCCGGCACAGCAAGACCGGCGCGGCTCAGATGCTGCTGCTGCCGGCGGCCTCGGTGGCGGTGCTCGCCTGTACGGCGGCGGGCGGCTCCGGGGTCCTGGTGGCGGGCCTGGTGACGGCGTTGACGGTGGCGACCGGGGTGGTGCTGCACGCCAGGGAGCGCTGA
- a CDS encoding ABC transporter ATP-binding protein: MTAPATTTATTTGAPLLRVRDLRVDFTGPRGSAPVPAVRGVDLTLHRGETLGIVGESGSGKSVTALAVLGLLPGTARVRGSVRLDDRELIGLPGRELAAVRGRRIAMVFQDPLSAFTPVYRIGDQLVEALRIHRPGLDRSAARKRAAELLDLVGIPAPGRALDSFPHEFSGGMRQRAMIAMAVANDPDVLLADEPTTALDVTIQAQVLDVLRTARRETGAALVLVSHDLGVIAGMADRVAVMYAGRVVETAGVDELFAAPRHPYTLGLVGAVPRLDGKRGPLVPIPGTPAPMAELPPGCPFAARCPLVEDRCRTAEPPLTGDAASGSATGTGTGTVTGNPAGHLAACVRAGELAERRPSPTEVYPVPALPAASAAAPVPREQRPPVLEVEGLTKTFPLLKGTVFKRRIGSVHAVDGVELSIREGETLGLVGESGSGKSTTLFELLRLAAPESGRIELLGRDTAALSRSEAHRMRSDLQIVFQDPMASLDPRMPVGDIVAEPLRAQRAAKDEITRRVPELLRQVGLDPAHAVRYPHQFSGGQRQRISIARALAVRPRLLVLDEPVSALDVSIQAGVLNLLQSLKAELGLSYLFVSHDLSVIRHLADRVSVMYLGRTVEQGEVSAVFDRPLHPYTRALLSAVPLPDPAAERTRTRILLAGDPPSPTVRHTGCPFRARCPVYAGLDAGARGRCETEAPPLTAAGPLPGATGGPAPDHRAACHFPER; the protein is encoded by the coding sequence GTGACCGCCCCCGCCACGACCACCGCCACGACCACCGGGGCCCCGCTGCTGCGCGTCCGCGACCTGCGGGTCGACTTCACCGGCCCGCGCGGCTCCGCCCCCGTCCCCGCCGTGCGCGGTGTCGACCTCACCCTGCACCGGGGCGAGACCCTCGGCATCGTCGGCGAGTCCGGCTCCGGAAAGTCCGTCACCGCGCTGGCCGTACTGGGCCTGCTGCCCGGCACCGCCCGGGTCCGGGGCTCGGTCCGGCTGGACGACCGCGAGCTGATCGGCCTGCCCGGACGCGAACTGGCCGCCGTCCGCGGCCGACGGATCGCCATGGTCTTCCAGGACCCGCTCTCCGCCTTCACCCCCGTCTACCGGATCGGCGACCAGCTCGTCGAGGCACTGCGGATCCACCGGCCCGGCCTCGACCGCTCCGCCGCCCGCAAGCGGGCCGCCGAACTGCTCGACCTGGTCGGCATCCCGGCCCCCGGCCGCGCCCTCGACAGCTTCCCGCACGAGTTCTCGGGCGGCATGCGGCAGCGCGCCATGATCGCCATGGCCGTCGCCAACGACCCCGACGTGCTGCTCGCCGACGAACCCACCACCGCCCTGGACGTCACCATCCAGGCGCAGGTGCTCGACGTGCTGCGCACCGCCCGCCGGGAGACCGGCGCCGCGCTCGTCCTGGTCAGCCACGACCTCGGGGTGATCGCCGGGATGGCCGACCGGGTCGCGGTGATGTACGCGGGCCGGGTGGTCGAAACGGCGGGCGTGGACGAGCTGTTCGCCGCGCCGCGCCACCCCTACACGCTGGGCCTGGTCGGGGCCGTGCCCCGGCTGGACGGGAAGCGCGGACCGCTGGTGCCGATACCCGGCACGCCCGCGCCGATGGCCGAACTGCCGCCGGGCTGCCCGTTCGCCGCCCGCTGCCCCCTGGTCGAGGACCGCTGCCGCACGGCCGAACCGCCGCTGACCGGCGACGCGGCGTCAGGCTCGGCCACGGGCACGGGCACGGGCACGGTCACCGGCAACCCGGCCGGCCACCTGGCGGCCTGCGTCCGGGCCGGTGAGCTGGCCGAACGGCGGCCCTCGCCCACCGAGGTCTACCCCGTGCCCGCGCTCCCCGCCGCGTCGGCCGCCGCACCGGTCCCCCGGGAGCAGCGCCCGCCGGTGCTGGAGGTCGAGGGGCTCACCAAGACCTTCCCGCTGCTCAAGGGCACCGTGTTCAAGCGCCGGATCGGCTCGGTGCACGCGGTGGACGGCGTCGAGCTGTCGATCAGGGAGGGCGAGACCCTCGGCCTGGTCGGCGAGTCCGGTTCCGGCAAGTCCACCACCCTGTTCGAGCTGCTGCGCCTCGCCGCCCCCGAGTCCGGACGGATCGAGCTGCTCGGCCGGGACACCGCCGCGCTCTCCCGCTCCGAGGCCCACCGGATGCGGTCCGATCTGCAGATCGTCTTCCAGGACCCGATGGCCAGCCTGGACCCCCGGATGCCGGTCGGCGACATCGTCGCCGAACCCCTGCGCGCCCAGCGGGCCGCCAAGGACGAGATCACCCGCCGGGTGCCCGAACTGCTCCGTCAGGTCGGCCTCGACCCGGCCCACGCCGTCCGCTACCCGCACCAGTTCTCCGGCGGGCAGCGGCAGCGGATCTCGATCGCCCGCGCGCTGGCCGTCCGCCCCCGGCTGCTGGTCCTGGACGAGCCGGTCTCCGCGCTGGACGTCTCGATCCAGGCCGGGGTGCTCAACCTGCTCCAGTCCCTCAAGGCGGAGCTCGGCCTCTCCTATCTCTTCGTCTCGCACGACCTCTCGGTGATCCGGCACCTCGCCGACCGGGTGAGCGTGATGTACCTGGGGCGGACGGTCGAGCAGGGAGAGGTGTCCGCCGTCTTCGACCGTCCGCTGCACCCCTACACCCGGGCACTGCTCTCGGCCGTCCCGCTGCCGGACCCGGCCGCCGAGCGGACCAGGACCCGGATCCTGCTGGCCGGCGACCCGCCCTCCCCCACCGTCCGGCACACCGGCTGCCCCTTCCGCGCCCGCTGCCCGGTGTACGCGGGACTCGACGCGGGCGCGCGCGGCCGCTGCGAGACCGAGGCGCCACCGCTCACCGCCGCCGGCCCGCTGCCGGGGGCAACGGGCGGACCGGCTCCCGACCACCGGGCCGCCTGCCACTTCCCGGAGCGGTGA